The proteins below are encoded in one region of Sphingobium yanoikuyae:
- a CDS encoding 2-hydroxyacid dehydrogenase has translation MARKPRPATPRVIVTRRLPPNVEARMAELFDASFNTGDIPMNRAELAAAMAQCDVLVPCISDQIDAELIAGAPDRLQLIASFGSGVDHIDLAAARTRGVIVTNTPGVLTEDTADMTMALILSVPRRLAEGEKLVRSGQWHGWSPSGMLGHRIGGKKLGLIGMGRIGRAVARRAKAFGLSIAYHNRHRLPFEVEQELEASWHDDLDALLRECDIVSIHCPLNADSRGLIDARRIGLMRPDAYLINTSRAEITDEPALIAALAEARIAGAGLDVYTHEPAVDPRLLALANVTLLPHVGSATFEGRDATGARVIANIRTWADGHRPPNQVLEGWV, from the coding sequence ATGGCCAGGAAACCGCGCCCCGCAACGCCGCGCGTCATCGTGACGCGTCGCCTGCCCCCCAATGTGGAGGCGCGCATGGCCGAACTGTTCGACGCCAGCTTCAACACCGGCGACATCCCCATGAACCGGGCCGAACTCGCCGCCGCCATGGCGCAGTGCGACGTGCTGGTGCCCTGCATCAGTGACCAGATCGACGCGGAACTGATCGCCGGCGCGCCCGACCGGCTGCAACTGATCGCCAGCTTCGGCAGCGGCGTCGACCATATCGACCTCGCCGCCGCGCGGACCAGGGGCGTGATCGTCACCAACACGCCCGGCGTGCTGACCGAAGACACGGCCGACATGACCATGGCGCTGATCCTCTCCGTGCCCCGCCGCCTGGCCGAGGGGGAGAAGCTGGTGCGCTCGGGCCAATGGCATGGCTGGAGCCCGTCGGGCATGCTCGGCCATCGCATCGGCGGCAAGAAGCTGGGCCTCATCGGCATGGGTCGCATCGGTCGCGCCGTCGCCCGCCGCGCGAAGGCGTTCGGCCTCTCCATCGCCTATCATAATCGCCACCGCCTGCCGTTCGAGGTGGAGCAGGAGCTGGAGGCCAGCTGGCATGACGATCTCGACGCGCTGCTGCGCGAATGCGACATCGTGTCGATCCATTGTCCGCTCAACGCCGACAGCCGTGGCCTGATCGATGCGCGGCGGATCGGCCTGATGCGGCCCGACGCCTATCTCATCAACACCTCCCGCGCGGAAATCACCGATGAGCCGGCACTGATCGCTGCGCTCGCTGAAGCACGGATTGCCGGTGCCGGGCTTGACGTCTACACCCATGAGCCGGCGGTCGATCCGCGGCTGCTCGCGCTCGCCAACGTCACCCTGCTGCCCCATGTCGGCTCGGCGACCTTCGAGGGGCGCGATGCCACCGGCGCGCGCGTCATCGCCAATATCCGCACCTGGGCCGATGGCCATCGCCCACCCAATCAGGTGCTTGAAGGCTGGGTCTGA
- a CDS encoding SH3 domain-containing protein, producing the protein MGDMGKGSGMKRLLLGAGMIATLTNMSGAAAAPAKPVPYWASLSHDEARMRVGPSLDYPSNWVYQRRDLPVKVVQVLGLWRKVEDPDGAQGWMHVRLLSDTATAIVTAAQAPMHEGASETSRTLFRAEKGVVGRIGSCSSGWCAFDVKGQKGFVKASDVWGATSG; encoded by the coding sequence ATGGGTGATATGGGCAAAGGGTCGGGCATGAAGCGCCTGCTGCTGGGCGCGGGCATGATCGCGACACTGACCAATATGAGCGGCGCGGCGGCGGCCCCGGCCAAGCCGGTGCCCTATTGGGCATCACTGTCGCACGACGAGGCGCGGATGCGCGTCGGCCCCAGCCTCGATTACCCGTCCAACTGGGTCTATCAGCGCCGCGACCTGCCGGTGAAGGTGGTGCAGGTGCTGGGCCTGTGGCGCAAGGTGGAAGACCCTGACGGTGCCCAGGGCTGGATGCATGTCCGCCTGCTGAGCGATACCGCCACGGCGATCGTCACCGCAGCGCAAGCACCGATGCACGAGGGCGCGAGCGAAACCAGCCGCACCCTGTTCCGCGCCGAAAAGGGCGTGGTCGGCCGGATCGGTTCCTGCTCGAGCGGCTGGTGCGCATTCGACGTGAAGGGCCAGAAGGGCTTCGTGAAGGCGAGCGACGTGTGGGGCGCCACCAGCGGCTGA
- a CDS encoding CAP domain-containing protein, whose translation MMLELLTRPSIQRSAAILLGLIAASPVQAQNRLDNFDQRVLAAHNAERGQIGVPNLSWSPALAADAARWGANLQTLSDLEHDGSLVAEGENLWRGSKGAYTPEDMVTMWIDEKAAFKNGVFTDVSTSGQWEDVGHYTQLIWRDTTQVGCALVTVASGEDEILVCRYLDGGNVTGQMTY comes from the coding sequence ATGATGCTGGAGCTTCTCACGCGCCCCTCGATACAGCGGTCAGCCGCCATTCTGCTGGGCCTTATCGCGGCATCACCGGTACAGGCGCAGAACCGGCTCGACAATTTCGACCAGCGCGTCCTGGCCGCCCATAATGCGGAGCGTGGCCAGATTGGCGTGCCGAACCTTAGCTGGAGCCCGGCGCTCGCCGCCGATGCGGCGCGATGGGGCGCCAATCTCCAGACGCTAAGCGATCTCGAACATGATGGCTCGCTGGTCGCAGAGGGCGAGAATCTGTGGCGGGGCAGCAAGGGCGCCTATACGCCCGAAGACATGGTCACCATGTGGATCGACGAGAAGGCAGCGTTCAAGAATGGCGTGTTCACCGATGTCAGCACATCGGGCCAGTGGGAAGATGTCGGCCATTATACCCAGCTGATCTGGCGCGACACGACACAGGTGGGATGTGCGCTCGTCACCGTCGCCAGCGGCGAGGATGAGATACTGGTCTGCCGCTATCTCGACGGCGGCAATGTCACCGGCCAGATGACCTACTAA